The following proteins are encoded in a genomic region of Montipora foliosa isolate CH-2021 chromosome 10, ASM3666993v2, whole genome shotgun sequence:
- the LOC137972742 gene encoding uncharacterized protein yields the protein MYHRILIPERDQHVHRFLRRNLETSRKPDVYVKTVLTFGDKPAPAMAQTALRKTAEGSKITHPKAAEVVTKNAYMDDICNSVDAVMEAKQQTEDIDTVLEKGGFKVKGWISNKPLRSPSQNEKREMATMFQGSIEESVLGITWNNQSDQYRSRAKIGRQVLWQTGVDWEEEPPPTIRYKWIKLFKEMKELSKITFQRSLCSANATEPPMLCVFSDASQDAFGTCAYVRQRTNGDKYQLFTDSSIALAWLQSPSRSFKPFVSSRVREIQSNTDPSQWRQFPGEVNVADDVSRGIRVEELNGRWSNGPEFLQLPEEFWPQETMKAVSEEEMERRQVKAICEVKKVEQAINPEKFSNWRKLIRITARIQRKIRR from the exons ATGTACCATCGCATCTTAATACCCGAACGAGACCAGCATGTTCATCGTTTCTTAAGGAGAAACCTTGAAACCTCCCGCAAACCAGATGTGTATGTCAAAACTGTGCTCACCTTTGGTGATAAGCCGGCTCCAGCGATGGCACAGACAGCACTGAGGAAAACGGCAGAAGGAAGCAAGATTACCCACCCTAAGGCAGCCGAAGTCGTAACGAAAAACGCTTATATGGACGATATTTGCAATTCTGTTGACGCAGTAATGgaagcaaaacagcaaactgAGGATATAGACACTGTTTTAGAGAAAGGTGGTTTCAAAGTTAAAGGTTGGATCTCCAACAAGCCCTTAAGAAGCCCAAGTCAGAATGAGAAGAGGGAAATGGCAACGATGTTTCAAGGATCAATTGAAGAGAGTGTTCTGGGCATTACATGGAACAATCAGTCAGACCAATATCGTTCAAG GGCCAAGATTGGAAGGCAAGTTCTTTGGCAAACTGGAGTCGACTGGGAGGAGGAACCCCCGCCTACGATCCGTTACAAGTGGATCAAACTGTTCAAAGAGATGAAGGAGCTTAGCAAGATAACCTTTCAGAGAAGTTTGTGCTCTGCGAATGCAACTGAACCGCCAATGCTGTGCGTATTCTCAGATGCGTCACAAGATGCCTTTGGAACTTGTGCATACGTCCGCCAGAGAACAAATGGTGACAAGTACCAG CTTTTCACTGATAGTTCGATAGCGCTTGCTTGGCTACAAAGCCCTTCACGTAGCTTCAAGCCATTTGTGTCCTCGCGTGTCAGAGAAATCCAGAGCAACACCGACCCGAGTCAGTGGAGACAATTCCCCGGTGAAGTGAATGTGGCCGATGATGTTTCAAGAGGAATACGAGTGGAGGAGTTAAACGGAAGATGGAGCAATGGACCAGAGTTCTTGCAACTACCTGAGGAATTTTGGCCCCAAGAAACAATGAAAGCTGTCTCAGAGGAAGAAATGGAACGTCGTCAAGTGAAAGCAATTTGCGAAGTAAAAAAAGTTGAACAAGCCATCAACCCTGAGAAATTCTCTAACTGGAGAAAATTGATACGGATAACAGCACGCATACAAAGGAAGATAAGAAGATAA
- the LOC137973685 gene encoding uncharacterized protein: protein MRIIYRPNWTLRRRRLKLNRSVSTRSGRGLVMLVGIIISFFVAVQTLLKVDALNATGQATWPVTVGGPLGPTQDPTPAMALIRQYLSMLGEEEEDSLDRQQTMLSDQDGFFDSLAQIVGKSSYWSKVPVILQEHRREAIEQVLTSRDNSTVKKYLAELKKFFNWSRKNGITVDLPYDSIVAAMYLSEFSKQTESSASVIQAYSALKWLLTYTLFPENNPLETDLCRNIVESSKRSKSKPVTKKTPITADIIKQIINEYATPGSNLKDLRIATICTVGFAGFLTFMGGYMSIFIPSSKTDIYREGNIVYIDRLHNKYGPVNLVIRYIETAGIEFKSTLPLFRSVSYHRSSNSSSIRKSGLSYTRCREIFKSCHVELGYDARCFGLHSLRSGGITSVVQHSKNSISDRLLKLHGRWKTDTAKDMYVHEDVQNRLAVTNFLGL, encoded by the exons atgag GATTATCTATCGACCCAACTGGACGCTAAGGAGAAGAAGATTGAAACTAAACAGAAGCGTTTCGACGAGAAGCGGCAGGGGTCTGGTCATGTTGGTGGGCATTATAATCAGCTTTTTCGTG gcCGTGCAGACTTTGCTCAAAGTAGATGCTTTAAATGCAACAGGACAGGCCACTTGGCCCGTGACTGTAGGTGGTCCGCTTGGTCCTACCCAGGATCCTACCCCAGCTATGGCACTCATCCGTCAGTATCTTTCTATGTTaggggaggaggaggaggacagCCTGGATCGTCAACAAACAATGCTAAGTGATCAGGACGGATTTTTCGATAGCCTCGCTCAG ATTGTTGGAAAAAGCTCTTACTGGAGCAAAGTCCCGGTGATTTTACAGGAACACAGACGAGAGGCTATCGAGCAAGTCTTGACTTCCAGAGACAACTCTACAGTAAAGAAATACCTAGCAGAGTTAAAAAAGTTCTTTAACTGGTCCCGGAAAAATGGCATTACTGTCGATTTGCCTTATGACAGTATAGTGGCGGCAATGTATTTATCGGAATTCTCCAAACAAACTGAGTCTAGTGCATCTGTTATTCAGGCATACTCCGCCCTTAAATGGCTTCTTACATATACACTTTTTCCTGAGAATAACCCGCTGGAGACTGATCTGTGTCGGAATATTGTGGAATCTTCCAAGAGAAGCAAAAGCAAACCGGTCACCAAGAAGACGCCCATAACGGCAGATATTATTAAACAGATAATAAATGAATACGCTACTCCGGGTTCTAACTTAAAAGATTTGAGGATTGCTACTATTTGTACCGTAGGGTTTGCTGGTTTTTTGACATTTATGGGTGGCTACATGTCAATTTTCATTCCCAGTTCCAAGACGGATATTTATCGAGAGGGGAACATCGTATACATCGATCGCCTCCATAATAAGTATGGCCCAGTGAACTTGGTTATCAGATACATTGAAACAGCTGGTATTGAGTTCAAATCTACTCTCCCGTTGTTTAGATCTGTAAGTTATCACAGGAGTTCAAATTCGTCTTCTATTCGCAAATCTGGATTGTCTTATACAAGGTGCCGGGAGATCTTCAAGTCCTGCCATGTCGAATTGGGTTATGATGCGAGGTGTTTTGGATTGCATAGTTTAAGGTCGGGCGGTATTACCTCAGTTGTGCAACACAGTAAAAACTCTATCTCAGATAGATTATTGAAACTTCACGGCCGCTGGAAAACGGACACAGCCAAGGATATGTACGTTCACGAGGATGTGCAGAATAGATTGGCGGTAACTAATTTCCTTGGGTTGTGA